From the Cryptomeria japonica chromosome 2, Sugi_1.0, whole genome shotgun sequence genome, one window contains:
- the LOC131028038 gene encoding major allergen Pru ar 1-like: MVAGTVTIQTESEVAPKRLWNALVKDHDLIAREIPELCAGVTFLEGNGGVGSIKQINFTPGATEFVYVKERVDVVDEEKLIYTYTDIEGGELGKNLASAQFTLKVSPKAGGGSVVSHICNFDTLPGVPQEEAKLEAMKAQLTALFKKMEAYVISNPTLYNA, encoded by the exons ATGGTGGCTGGAACAGTAACCATACAAACTGAGTCTGAAGTGGCGCCAAAGAGATTGTGGAATGCACTGGTGAAAGATCATGATCTCATTGCCAGGGAGATACCAGAGCTTTGTGCAGGAGTCACATTTCTTGAGGGCAATGGGGGGGTCGGCAGCATCAAGCAAATCAACTTCACCCCTG GCGCGACGGAGTTTGTCTATGTGAAGGAGCGGGTGGACGTTGTTGACGAAGAGAAGTTAATTTACACCTACACCGACATAGAGGGAGGAGAGCTGGGAAAGAATTTGGCATCTGCTCAGTTCACACTGAAGGTGAGTCCAAAAGCAGGGGGTGGAAGCGTTGTGAGTCATATCTGCAACTTTGACACTCTCCCTGGCGTTCCTCAAGAGGAAGCAAAACTTGAGGCGATGAAAGCCCAGCTCACCGCTTTGTTTAAAAAGATGGAAGCATATGTTATCTCTAACCCCACTTTATATAACGCATGA